A window of Sphingomonas sp. Leaf357 contains these coding sequences:
- a CDS encoding murein hydrolase activator EnvC family protein encodes MRAGARYWIAGAALVATLGFAISAPAQDQQKRLAAAKAQSAAAAARSAALEQQANGERDQARQARQQEAAVAARIQQAEADIAAGQARIDIIRRLLDRQRTKLDQQQGPIVRLVAALQSLARRPVMISVVRPGSLEDIVHVRAVLAGTLPVIRARTVGVRADLARTHRLQADAATAAQALAEARGRMEAQRLALTRLEVEHRLRSRDLGRDALFESDRAIAMGERARDIVDLMDRMGDQASVRESLASLPGPSPRPLRPGEVASPVDGPSWSHAAPPYRLPVVGKVVTGLGELSEAGVRSRGVTIAAAADATVVAPAAGRVAYAAPFRGYGTIVILDHGGGWTSLVSGLGLASVKVGESIDQGQPIGRAGGGDDPRVTVELRRRGRAVDMTPLVG; translated from the coding sequence ATGCGTGCGGGGGCAAGGTATTGGATCGCAGGCGCCGCTTTGGTTGCAACGCTAGGCTTCGCGATCTCGGCGCCGGCGCAGGATCAGCAGAAGCGTCTCGCCGCGGCAAAGGCGCAATCCGCCGCCGCCGCCGCGCGCTCCGCCGCGCTGGAGCAGCAGGCGAATGGCGAACGGGATCAGGCCCGGCAGGCCCGCCAGCAGGAAGCCGCGGTCGCCGCCCGCATTCAGCAGGCCGAGGCCGATATCGCGGCGGGGCAGGCACGGATCGACATCATCCGACGTTTACTCGACCGACAACGTACCAAGCTCGACCAGCAGCAGGGGCCGATCGTCCGGCTCGTCGCCGCGCTTCAGTCGCTCGCGCGCCGCCCGGTGATGATAAGCGTCGTTCGGCCCGGATCGCTGGAGGATATCGTCCATGTCCGCGCGGTGCTCGCCGGCACGCTGCCGGTCATCCGCGCTCGTACGGTCGGTGTCCGCGCCGATCTCGCGCGCACCCACCGCCTGCAGGCCGATGCCGCCACCGCCGCGCAGGCGCTGGCCGAGGCGCGCGGGCGGATGGAGGCTCAGCGGCTCGCGCTCACCCGTTTGGAGGTGGAACACCGGCTGCGCTCGCGGGATCTGGGTCGCGATGCCTTGTTCGAATCCGACCGCGCCATCGCGATGGGCGAACGCGCGCGCGACATCGTCGACCTGATGGACCGGATGGGCGATCAGGCGAGCGTGCGCGAAAGCCTCGCGTCTCTGCCCGGTCCGTCGCCGCGCCCGCTTCGTCCCGGCGAAGTCGCCTCGCCGGTCGATGGCCCGTCATGGTCGCATGCCGCGCCGCCCTACCGCCTGCCGGTGGTGGGCAAGGTCGTCACGGGGCTCGGCGAACTCTCCGAAGCTGGCGTGCGCTCGCGCGGCGTGACGATCGCCGCCGCGGCCGACGCCACCGTCGTTGCGCCGGCGGCCGGGCGCGTCGCCTATGCCGCGCCGTTTCGTGGCTATGGCACGATCGTGATCCTCGATCATGGCGGTGGCTGGACCTCGCTCGTCTCAGGCCTCGGCCTTGCATCGGTAAAGGTCGGGGAGAGTATCGATCAGGGCCAGCCGATCGGCCGGGCCGGCGGGGGTGACGATCCGCGCGTCACGGTGGAGTTGCGTCGTCGGGGGCGGGCAGTGGACATGACGCCGCTGGTGGGGTGA
- a CDS encoding 23S rRNA (pseudouridine(1915)-N(3))-methyltransferase RlmH, whose translation MLLHIVARGRIGRSPEAELVARYLKRLSWPTRITELPDTGGKLPPVEPQTRIVMLDETGEVMPSKAFAEKLGRWRDDGVRETRFMIGAADGFDDTDRAQADLLLSFGRATWPHMLARAMLAEQLWRATSILANHPYHREG comes from the coding sequence ATGCTCCTCCATATCGTAGCGCGCGGGCGGATCGGGCGCAGCCCGGAGGCGGAACTGGTCGCGCGCTATCTGAAGCGCCTGTCCTGGCCGACGCGGATCACCGAACTGCCCGATACCGGCGGCAAGCTGCCCCCGGTCGAGCCGCAGACTCGCATCGTGATGCTCGACGAAACCGGCGAGGTTATGCCTTCCAAGGCGTTCGCCGAGAAACTCGGCCGCTGGCGTGACGACGGCGTGCGCGAAACACGCTTCATGATCGGCGCGGCGGACGGCTTTGACGATACGGATCGCGCGCAGGCGGATCTGCTGCTGTCGTTCGGCCGGGCGACCTGGCCGCACATGCTGGCCCGCGCGATGCTCGCCGAACAATTGTGGCGCGCGACCAGCATCCTTGCCAACCACCCCTATCACCGCGAAGGATAG
- the rsfS gene encoding ribosome silencing factor, protein MASLDDDQAVETVSIPLAGKSSIADFMVIASGRSTRQVASMAQKLQEKIKGELGRQTRIEGLPTADWVLIDAGDVIVHLFRPEVRSFYNLERMWAFGDAPEPAPTPALHPDFAEFDTSDDSDD, encoded by the coding sequence ATGGCCAGCCTCGACGACGACCAGGCGGTCGAAACGGTGTCGATCCCGCTTGCCGGCAAATCGAGCATCGCCGATTTCATGGTCATCGCCAGCGGCCGATCGACACGTCAGGTCGCCTCGATGGCGCAGAAGCTTCAGGAGAAGATCAAGGGCGAACTCGGCCGCCAGACCCGGATCGAGGGCCTGCCCACCGCCGATTGGGTGCTGATCGATGCCGGAGACGTGATCGTCCACCTGTTCCGTCCCGAGGTGCGCAGCTTTTACAATCTGGAACGCATGTGGGCGTTCGGCGACGCGCCCGAGCCCGCACCGACGCCCGCTTTGCATCCGGATTTCGCGGAGTTCGATACGTCCGACGATTCGGACGACTGA
- a CDS encoding nicotinate-nucleotide adenylyltransferase — MTRIGLLGGSFNPAHSGHRAISLVAMRALDLDEVWWLVSPGNPLKAGAKDMAPLPVRLASARRMARRASIRATDIETRLGTRYTVDTLEKLVRLYPKNRFIWLMGGDNLAQFHRWRDWRKIARTMPIAVIARPGYEHAAHAGSAMGWLRRWQRPAYQAKSWTMWRLPALVLLRFRPDPTSATAARMADPAWMRHFTRST; from the coding sequence TTGACCCGTATCGGTCTGCTCGGCGGTTCGTTCAATCCGGCGCATTCGGGGCATCGGGCGATCAGCCTTGTGGCGATGCGCGCGCTCGATCTCGATGAGGTCTGGTGGCTGGTGTCGCCGGGAAATCCGTTGAAGGCGGGCGCGAAGGACATGGCGCCGCTTCCCGTGCGCTTGGCCTCGGCGCGGCGGATGGCGCGCCGCGCGTCGATCCGCGCGACCGATATCGAAACCCGGCTCGGCACCCGCTACACCGTTGATACGCTCGAAAAACTCGTTCGCCTGTACCCCAAGAACCGCTTCATCTGGTTGATGGGCGGGGACAATCTGGCACAATTCCATCGCTGGCGGGACTGGCGCAAGATCGCGCGTACGATGCCGATTGCGGTGATCGCCCGTCCGGGCTATGAGCATGCTGCCCATGCGGGTTCCGCAATGGGTTGGTTGCGACGTTGGCAGCGGCCCGCATACCAGGCGAAAAGCTGGACGATGTGGAGACTGCCGGCACTCGTGCTGTTGCGATTCCGCCCCGACCCGACCTCCGCGACTGCCGCGCGCATGGCCGATCCCGCTTGGATGCGGCACTTCACCCGATCAACATAG
- a CDS encoding type II toxin-antitoxin system RelE/ParE family toxin: MRLLATIRYRANWLVDFPRGGRPFRDGTRILRGYETPYVIRYRVLEDVSKVQVLRVHHERQNWSVES, encoded by the coding sequence GTGCGCCTTTTGGCGACGATCCGGTACCGCGCCAACTGGCTGGTGGATTTCCCGCGTGGCGGTCGTCCCTTTCGCGATGGCACCCGCATCCTGCGCGGTTACGAAACGCCGTATGTCATACGATATCGCGTGCTCGAAGACGTGAGCAAGGTTCAGGTTTTGCGAGTTCACCACGAACGCCAGAACTGGTCCGTGGAATCTTGA
- a CDS encoding CopG family ribbon-helix-helix protein yields the protein MNHPAPILSTITTEVDAQTFTLVERLAEKRGINNAEFAAEAIRRVAESDADFEAFIQVGIDAADRGDVVPHEQVMAKLDGMIAEHRARCSK from the coding sequence ATGAACCATCCGGCGCCCATTTTGTCGACCATCACGACCGAGGTCGATGCTCAGACATTCACGCTGGTCGAGCGGCTGGCGGAAAAGCGCGGTATAAACAATGCCGAATTTGCTGCGGAGGCGATCCGTCGCGTGGCGGAAAGTGATGCGGATTTCGAAGCTTTCATCCAGGTAGGTATCGATGCTGCCGATCGCGGTGACGTGGTGCCGCACGAACAGGTCATGGCGAAACTGGATGGTATGATCGCCGAACACCGCGCGCGATGTTCGAAATAG
- a CDS encoding glutamate-5-semialdehyde dehydrogenase, with the protein MSETIDPTALIADMGRRARAAAGVVGALPSGAKARALIAAARALRDAASDILAANKLDMAHGREMGLSGALLDRLMLDEGRIAGMAAGVDAIAALPDPAGTVIDQAVRPNGLALSRVRVPIGVIGIVYESRPNVTADAAALCVMAGNAVILRGGSEAVHSNRAIHAAFVRGVAEAGLPEDIAQLVPITDRAAVGAMLVADGCLDLIVPRGGKSLVARVQAEAKVPVLAHLDGINHVYVHASADRAMAEAIVVNAKLRRTGVCGAMETLLIDRAYPHGEALLRALADAGCEVRGDAAARALDPSIALANDADWDTEYLEAIASAAIVDGVDDAVAHIAAHGSHHTDAIVAEDEAAANRFLAAVDSAIVLWNASTQFADGGEFGLGAEIGIATGRLHARGPVALEGLTTYKWVGRGTGQVRA; encoded by the coding sequence ATGAGCGAAACGATCGATCCCACCGCCCTTATCGCCGACATGGGTCGCCGCGCCCGCGCTGCAGCCGGGGTCGTCGGTGCATTGCCGTCCGGTGCCAAGGCTCGCGCGCTGATCGCCGCTGCGCGGGCGCTACGCGATGCCGCGTCGGACATCCTTGCGGCCAACAAGCTCGACATGGCGCACGGGCGAGAGATGGGTCTGTCGGGCGCGTTGCTCGACCGGCTGATGCTGGACGAGGGTCGGATCGCCGGCATGGCGGCGGGCGTGGATGCGATCGCCGCTCTGCCCGATCCGGCCGGCACGGTGATCGACCAGGCGGTGCGCCCCAACGGCCTGGCACTGTCCCGCGTCCGCGTGCCGATCGGGGTGATCGGCATCGTCTACGAAAGCCGTCCCAACGTCACCGCCGATGCTGCCGCTCTGTGCGTCATGGCGGGCAATGCGGTGATCCTGCGCGGCGGATCGGAAGCGGTGCACAGCAACCGCGCGATTCACGCCGCCTTCGTGCGCGGCGTCGCTGAAGCCGGGCTGCCAGAGGACATCGCGCAACTCGTGCCGATCACCGATCGCGCTGCGGTCGGGGCCATGCTCGTTGCCGATGGGTGTCTTGATCTGATCGTGCCGCGGGGCGGGAAGAGTCTGGTCGCGCGGGTGCAGGCGGAGGCCAAGGTGCCGGTGCTGGCGCATCTCGACGGCATCAACCACGTCTACGTCCACGCGTCGGCCGATCGGGCGATGGCGGAGGCGATCGTGGTCAACGCCAAGCTGCGCCGCACCGGCGTGTGCGGGGCGATGGAGACCTTGCTGATCGATCGCGCCTATCCCCATGGCGAGGCTTTGCTCCGAGCGCTGGCCGATGCGGGTTGCGAGGTGCGCGGCGACGCCGCCGCCCGGGCGCTCGATCCGTCGATCGCGTTGGCCAACGACGCGGACTGGGACACCGAATATCTCGAGGCGATCGCCTCCGCCGCGATCGTGGACGGCGTGGACGACGCGGTGGCGCACATTGCGGCGCACGGATCGCACCACACCGACGCGATCGTCGCCGAGGACGAGGCCGCGGCAAACCGCTTCCTCGCCGCCGTCGACAGCGCGATCGTGCTGTGGAACGCCTCAACGCAGTTCGCGGATGGCGGCGAGTTCGGCCTGGGCGCGGAGATCGGCATCGCCACGGGACGCCTGCACGCGCGTGGCCCGGTCGCGTTGGAGGGGCTAACGACGTACAAATGGGTCGGCCGGGGGACCGGGCAGGTGCGGGCTTGA
- a CDS encoding DUF3667 domain-containing protein encodes MTGEIGTIGDIATGTLLGRAVEPRAGESHGGARAHGVCLNCGTALIGEYCHACGQNEHVHRTLGSIGHDLLHGVFHFEGKIWRTIPMLVLHPGALTRRYVAGERARFVSPLALFLFTVFLMFATIHTFSGEFGGTNMTAAQRADATKRLDANIAKASAELAKDKAAPGNKTATDIAALEATIKGMKTARSSITGLKTNDPYYNFTDMKTGWAPLDHGIAKANANPGLMLYKLQSSAYKYSWALIPISTPFVALLFLWRRRYKMYDHAIFVTYSLAFMMGLVVLLSLLGKINAPDWIFSLLVAFAPPVHMFAQLRGAYGLRKRSALWRTIALLIFAFVALIAFSILLLAMGLSG; translated from the coding sequence ATGACGGGGGAAATCGGAACGATCGGCGATATCGCCACCGGCACCTTGCTGGGTCGAGCGGTCGAACCCCGGGCGGGCGAGTCGCACGGCGGCGCGCGTGCCCATGGCGTGTGCCTGAATTGCGGCACCGCCTTGATCGGCGAATATTGCCACGCTTGCGGGCAGAATGAGCATGTGCACCGCACCCTCGGCTCGATCGGGCACGATCTGTTGCACGGGGTGTTCCACTTCGAGGGCAAGATCTGGCGTACGATCCCGATGCTGGTGCTGCATCCGGGCGCGCTGACGCGGCGCTATGTCGCGGGCGAGCGCGCGCGCTTCGTCTCACCCTTGGCGTTGTTCCTGTTCACCGTGTTCCTCATGTTCGCCACGATCCACACGTTCAGTGGAGAGTTCGGCGGGACCAACATGACCGCGGCGCAGCGCGCGGATGCGACCAAGAGGCTCGATGCGAACATTGCCAAGGCCAGCGCCGAACTGGCAAAGGACAAGGCTGCGCCGGGCAACAAGACCGCCACCGACATCGCTGCGCTCGAAGCCACGATCAAAGGCATGAAGACCGCACGCAGCTCGATCACCGGCCTGAAAACCAACGATCCCTATTACAACTTCACGGACATGAAGACCGGCTGGGCACCGCTCGACCATGGCATCGCCAAGGCCAACGCCAATCCCGGCCTGATGCTCTACAAGCTGCAATCCAGCGCGTACAAATACAGCTGGGCGCTCATCCCTATCTCCACGCCGTTCGTCGCCTTGCTGTTCCTGTGGAGGCGGCGCTACAAAATGTACGACCATGCGATCTTCGTGACCTATTCGCTGGCCTTCATGATGGGGCTGGTCGTGCTGCTGAGCCTGCTCGGAAAGATCAACGCGCCGGATTGGATCTTCTCGCTGCTCGTCGCCTTCGCGCCCCCGGTCCACATGTTCGCGCAACTGCGCGGTGCGTACGGTCTGCGCAAACGGTCGGCGCTGTGGCGGACGATCGCGCTGCTGATCTTCGCCTTCGTCGCGTTGATCGCCTTCTCCATCCTTCTGCTGGCGATGGGTCTGAGCGGCTAG
- the ftsH gene encoding ATP-dependent zinc metalloprotease FtsH, whose protein sequence is MNDNDKQPGQDGNGPNPWMKSLLIWVGILLALAVFVTMFDAPNRQPQGTAIAYSSFLDKVQEGSVKDVNVAGEVISGTLTNDTKFKTYALPDPQLIDRLRAKNVAITAKPEEGPAIWQVMLINSLPFLLFLGIAFFVLRQMQKNSGSGAMGFGKSRAKMLTQKEGRVTFADVAGIDEAREELEEIVEFLKDPTKFARLGGKIPKGALLVGSPGTGKTLLARAIAGEAGVPFFTISGSDFVEMFVGVGASRVRDMFEQAKKSAPCIVFIDEIDAVGRHRGAGLGNGNDEREQTLNQLLVEMDGFEASEGIIIVAATNRPDVLDPALLRPGRFDRRVTVPLPDIEGRVKILEVHMKKVPLAPDVDARTLARGTPGMAGADLANLVNEAALMAARLGKRLVAMAQFELAKDRVIMGTEWKSLVMTDDEKRMTAYHEAGHALVRVHEKASDPIHKATIIPRGGALGMVVSMPERDNYSYHRDKMYADLASVMGGRVAEEVIFGHDKVSSGASSDIKQATKLARAMVTQWGMSESIGPLQYEEQQGETFLGYSQTQRHNMSNETALAIDGEIRRLVEDGHKRATELITRHVDQLHQIAGALLELETITGDEIKGLIAGTPIDREGGPKAPVLAAAGTSIPKTKRPKGPFGNPTPLGA, encoded by the coding sequence ATGAACGACAACGACAAGCAGCCCGGCCAGGACGGCAACGGCCCGAACCCGTGGATGAAGAGCCTGCTGATCTGGGTCGGCATCCTGCTCGCACTCGCGGTGTTCGTCACGATGTTCGACGCGCCCAACCGCCAGCCGCAGGGCACGGCGATCGCTTATTCGTCGTTCCTCGACAAGGTTCAGGAAGGTAGCGTCAAGGACGTGAATGTCGCCGGCGAGGTGATTTCGGGCACGCTGACCAACGACACCAAGTTCAAGACCTATGCATTGCCCGATCCGCAGCTGATCGATCGTCTGCGCGCCAAGAATGTGGCGATCACCGCCAAGCCCGAAGAGGGGCCGGCGATCTGGCAGGTCATGCTGATCAATTCGCTGCCGTTCCTCCTGTTCCTCGGCATCGCCTTCTTCGTCCTGCGCCAGATGCAGAAGAATTCCGGCAGCGGCGCGATGGGCTTCGGCAAGAGCCGCGCCAAGATGCTGACGCAGAAGGAAGGCCGCGTGACCTTCGCAGATGTCGCCGGCATCGATGAGGCGCGCGAGGAATTGGAGGAGATCGTCGAGTTCCTCAAGGACCCGACCAAGTTCGCACGTCTCGGCGGCAAGATTCCCAAGGGTGCGCTGCTGGTCGGCTCGCCCGGCACCGGCAAGACTTTGCTTGCCCGCGCGATCGCGGGTGAGGCGGGTGTGCCGTTTTTCACCATTTCCGGTTCGGACTTCGTTGAGATGTTCGTCGGCGTCGGCGCCAGCCGCGTGCGCGACATGTTCGAACAGGCCAAGAAGTCGGCACCGTGCATCGTCTTCATCGACGAAATCGACGCGGTCGGTCGCCATCGCGGTGCCGGTCTCGGCAACGGTAACGACGAACGCGAACAGACGCTCAACCAGCTGCTGGTCGAGATGGACGGGTTTGAGGCGTCGGAAGGCATCATCATCGTCGCGGCCACCAACCGCCCCGACGTGCTCGATCCCGCACTGTTGCGTCCCGGCCGCTTCGACCGTCGCGTGACGGTGCCGCTGCCGGACATCGAAGGCCGCGTGAAGATTCTCGAAGTGCATATGAAGAAGGTGCCGCTGGCACCCGACGTCGATGCCCGTACGCTCGCGCGCGGCACGCCGGGCATGGCCGGTGCCGATCTGGCGAATCTCGTCAACGAGGCGGCGCTGATGGCGGCGCGTCTCGGCAAGCGGCTGGTGGCGATGGCGCAGTTTGAACTCGCCAAGGACCGCGTGATCATGGGCACAGAGTGGAAATCGCTCGTCATGACCGACGACGAGAAGCGGATGACCGCCTATCACGAAGCCGGCCACGCTCTGGTTCGGGTGCACGAAAAGGCCTCCGATCCGATCCACAAGGCGACGATCATTCCGCGTGGCGGTGCCCTGGGCATGGTCGTGTCGATGCCCGAGCGCGACAATTACTCGTACCACCGCGACAAGATGTATGCCGATCTGGCCTCGGTCATGGGTGGTCGTGTCGCCGAGGAGGTGATCTTCGGCCATGACAAGGTGTCGAGCGGCGCGTCTTCGGACATCAAGCAGGCGACCAAGCTCGCCCGCGCGATGGTCACGCAATGGGGCATGTCCGAATCGATCGGCCCGCTGCAATATGAAGAGCAACAGGGAGAGACCTTCCTGGGTTACTCGCAGACGCAGCGCCACAACATGTCGAACGAGACGGCGCTCGCGATCGACGGCGAAATCCGCCGGCTGGTCGAGGACGGGCACAAGCGTGCGACCGAATTGATCACGCGTCACGTCGATCAGTTGCACCAGATCGCGGGTGCCCTGCTCGAACTCGAGACGATCACGGGTGACGAGATCAAGGGGCTGATCGCGGGCACGCCGATCGACCGCGAGGGCGGGCCGAAGGCACCGGTTCTGGCGGCGGCGGGTACGTCGATCCCGAAGACCAAGCGTCCCAAGGGTCCGTTCGGCAATCCCACCCCGCTGGGGGCCTGA
- the tilS gene encoding tRNA lysidine(34) synthetase TilS, with the protein MWHRSAGNDAGRTLTARAAAVARFRDDVAAALGRPVAAEDVFAIAVSGGPDSMALLALAEAAWPGQVIAATVDHGLRTDAADEAAMVAEYCRLTPRGRNSELGGSSLSLVSHLREGEDPAALPQNKKRDPRLREDDVGCSLEHDSASGPWAGSCIPHTTLTLGTPLGTANLQAAARTARYALLIDWARSTGATILATAHHADDQAETFLMRAARGSGLAGLASIRPWQRIEDGPILLRPLLNWRRAELRAVAEDWNLPFVDDPSNASARYDRTRFRTLLTENPWLDAGRIARAAGHLAEADRDLRVLEGWLLDTHSLPAKPGERRIDVTDLPREVRRRLARAVVTAVRHDRAILTPAWTPASNIESLLDALEAGRGATQAGVMASATANIWQFRAAPPRRDT; encoded by the coding sequence GTGTGGCACAGAAGTGCGGGAAATGACGCGGGCCGGACGCTGACGGCGCGCGCCGCAGCGGTCGCGCGCTTCCGCGACGATGTCGCGGCGGCGTTGGGCCGGCCGGTAGCGGCGGAGGACGTTTTCGCCATCGCCGTGTCGGGCGGGCCGGACAGCATGGCCTTGCTCGCGCTGGCCGAGGCGGCATGGCCCGGGCAGGTGATCGCGGCGACCGTCGATCACGGTCTCCGCACCGATGCGGCCGACGAGGCGGCAATGGTGGCGGAATATTGCCGCCTGACTCCACGGGGGCGGAACTCAGAACTTGGCGGCTCGAGCTTGTCGCTAGTTAGTCATCTCCGCGAAGGCGAGGATCCAGCTGCCTTGCCCCAGAACAAGAAGCGGGATCCTCGCCTTCGCGAGGATGACGTAGGTTGTTCTCTTGAACACGATTCCGCTTCGGGGCCGTGGGCGGGATCTTGCATTCCACATACCACGCTAACCCTCGGTACTCCGCTCGGCACCGCCAATCTGCAAGCCGCGGCCCGCACGGCACGCTATGCCTTGCTCATCGATTGGGCGCGCTCCACCGGCGCGACGATCCTCGCCACCGCCCATCATGCGGACGATCAGGCCGAAACCTTCCTGATGCGCGCTGCGCGGGGGTCCGGGCTGGCAGGTCTCGCATCGATCCGGCCCTGGCAAAGGATCGAGGACGGCCCGATCTTGCTCCGTCCATTGCTGAACTGGCGCCGCGCCGAACTCCGCGCGGTCGCCGAGGACTGGAATCTACCGTTCGTGGATGATCCCAGCAACGCCAGCGCCCGCTACGACCGCACCCGCTTCCGCACCCTGCTCACCGAAAACCCCTGGCTCGATGCAGGCCGGATCGCTCGCGCAGCCGGGCATCTCGCCGAGGCGGATCGCGATCTTCGCGTGTTGGAGGGCTGGCTGCTCGACACGCACAGCCTGCCCGCCAAGCCCGGTGAGCGGCGCATCGACGTGACCGACTTGCCCCGCGAAGTGCGTCGCCGTCTCGCCCGCGCCGTCGTCACGGCTGTCCGGCACGACCGGGCGATTCTCACCCCGGCCTGGACACCGGCGAGCAACATCGAATCGCTGCTGGATGCGCTGGAGGCGGGAAGGGGGGCGACCCAGGCCGGTGTGATGGCCTCGGCAACCGCCAATATCTGGCAGTTTCGCGCCGCTCCGCCGCGCCGGGACACCTGA
- a CDS encoding tetratricopeptide repeat protein — protein sequence MRTCLTTIAILLGTAALPVLPATAQSRDASVEVRVDRLEGQMRAVQRKVFPSANGKLIQPEITGAEATNSPIGTPADTPVTDLTARVNALESQLSTMTGQIEQNQFKLRQIEDGFAAYKNATDARLRALEGGAQPVAAATAPTMGEQVRPTTVKPVPATSTKPDSAATTKPAPAATAKDPARADRLAAVEKPATDDAGEDLYNYGYRLWEAKLYPEAETQFKALVKDYPQHRRISRAQNMLGRALLDDGKPNLAVLAFYDNYRNQPKGDRAHESLYYLAQALTILKKPSTEICKVYDELTQVYPDKLNDAMKAGVAKGRVAQKCGK from the coding sequence ATGCGTACCTGTCTCACCACGATCGCAATCCTGCTCGGCACGGCGGCGTTGCCGGTCCTCCCGGCAACGGCCCAATCGCGCGACGCCAGCGTCGAGGTGCGGGTCGATCGGCTCGAGGGCCAGATGCGCGCGGTGCAGCGCAAGGTGTTCCCGAGCGCGAACGGCAAGCTGATCCAGCCCGAGATCACCGGGGCCGAGGCGACGAACAGTCCAATCGGCACGCCCGCCGACACGCCCGTCACCGACCTGACGGCGCGGGTCAACGCGCTGGAATCGCAGCTCAGCACGATGACCGGGCAGATCGAGCAGAACCAGTTCAAGCTGCGCCAGATCGAAGATGGGTTCGCGGCGTACAAGAATGCCACCGATGCACGGCTGAGGGCGCTCGAAGGCGGCGCCCAGCCGGTCGCCGCGGCAACCGCGCCCACGATGGGCGAGCAGGTGCGGCCGACGACGGTCAAGCCGGTGCCGGCCACGAGCACCAAGCCTGATTCTGCGGCTACCACTAAGCCGGCACCAGCCGCGACGGCCAAGGATCCGGCCCGGGCCGATCGCCTCGCTGCGGTCGAGAAGCCTGCGACCGACGATGCCGGGGAGGATCTCTACAATTACGGCTACCGCCTGTGGGAGGCGAAGCTGTATCCGGAGGCGGAAACGCAGTTCAAGGCGCTGGTGAAGGATTACCCGCAGCACCGCCGCATCAGCCGCGCGCAGAACATGCTCGGCCGCGCGCTGCTCGACGATGGCAAGCCCAACCTCGCGGTGCTCGCTTTCTACGACAATTACCGCAACCAGCCGAAAGGCGACCGCGCGCACGAAAGCCTCTATTATCTGGCGCAGGCGCTGACGATCCTGAAGAAACCGTCGACCGAGATCTGCAAGGTCTATGACGAACTGACCCAGGTCTATCCCGACAAGCTGAACGACGCGATGAAGGCCGGCGTGGCGAAGGGCCGTGTGGCACAGAAGTGCGGGAAATGA